Proteins from a genomic interval of Maylandia zebra isolate NMK-2024a linkage group LG15, Mzebra_GT3a, whole genome shotgun sequence:
- the LOC101481496 gene encoding syntaxin-11: MRDRLSHLQEVSRGPVEPVENADSTLSKSLSKVDLDNSPALAEIFSQAEGIHKDIQLIRLEVKRLREQSSCMFHGTSTIKRDSIGADIKMRAENVLARLRDMDGMACKLEEKHGANSAVTRIARTQYACLSNGFRDAMFDYNEAEMSHRESCKAQIQRQMEIVGCEVTGEEVEEMIEKGQWNIFSNNVVTEGRTARSALFQVEKRHQELLDLESRIKGIHEIFLDIAVLVEEQGNMLDSIQTNVQKTDEGVQDALFKIGRAKRHDRNNPFKRIFKKT, translated from the coding sequence ATGAGGGACAGACTGAGCCACCTGCAGGAAGTCTCCCGCGGCCCTGTGGAGCCAGTGGAGAATGCAGACTCCACTCTCTCCAAGTCCCTCAGCAAAGTCGACCTGGACAACAGCCCTGCTCTGGCAGAAATCTTTTCCCAGGCAGAAGGGATCCATAAAGACATCCAGCTCATCCGCCTGGAGGTTAAAAGGCTTCGTGAGCAGAGCTCCTGCATGTTCCATGGCACCTCTACTATTAAAAGGGACTCTATTGGAGCTGACATAAAGATGCGGGCTGAGAATGTTCTAGCACGCCTGCGTGACATGGATGGCATGGCGTGCAAGCTAGAAGAAAAACATGGTGCCAATTCTGCTGTGACGCGTATCGCCAGAACCCAGTACGCCTGCCTCAGTAATGGCTTTCGCGATGCGATGTTTGATTACAATGAGGCCGAGATGAGCCACCGTGAAAGCTGCAAAGCCCAGATCCAGAGGCAAATGGAGATAGTTGGGTGTGAGGTGACgggagaggaggtggaggagatgATTGAGAAAGGTCAGTGGAACATCTTCAGCAATAACGTGGTGACTGAAGGCAGAACGGCACGTTCAGCTCTCTTCCAGGTTGAGAAACGTCACCAGGAGCTGCTGGACCTGGAGAGCCGCATCAAGGGCATCCATGAGATATTCCTGGACATCGCCGTGCTGGTAGAGGAGCAGGGCAACATGCTGGACTCCATCCAGACCAACGTTCAGAAAACCGATGAGGGCGTGCAGGATGCTCTCTTCAAAATTGGCAGGGCCAAACGCCATGACCGCAACAACCCATTcaaaagaatatttaaaaagacATAG
- the mthfd1l gene encoding monofunctional C1-tetrahydrofolate synthase, mitochondrial isoform X1 has product MKLALIRSAYMSLRAHQVRPGSRFTGFSRRCLPIGITSSRLSLRAASATSSTGTNPKLTGNFGVQSQKGDESDYDNHVRKVVQSTREAIVTLQKRNPAIQPLLAILQAGEDDSMLEINKKMAVKIGLNITQICLVKECSEDDIVEELLKLNDDPKVHGIYLHLPPASITSRILNTLKPEKDIEGISDLNMGRLIRGDLSKGFVPPLASAVLDLLENHDTPLEGKTVLLVGGEGPLQLAVQCLIERSGMVTLKSHWSSKSLQAQVMQADAVVLLDVGNMYVPPTWIRPGAAIIYCKPALEKDENAFGLSSKSGLESLTAAYRTQNVVRSCSRWLKGQEYRPWHLSSLKLQPLTPVPSDLEISRAQIPKPVDQLAEEIGLLPEELEAYGRSKAKVRLSVLERLQSQPNGKYILVAGITPTPLGEGKSTVTVGLVQALSAHLRLNSFACLRQPSQGPTFGVKGGAAGGGYAQVIPMEEFNLHLTGDIHAITAANNLVAAAIDARMLHEATQSDKALFNRLVPSVNGVRKFSPIQISRLQRLGIRKTDPASLTPEEINAFVRLDLDPSKITWQRVVDTNDRFLRKITVGQASSEKGQIRETGFDIAVASEIMAILALADSLGDMKNRLARMVVGTSRSGQPITAEDLGVSGALAVLMKDAIKPTLMQTLEGTPVFVHAGPFANIAHGNSSVLADKLALKLVGQDGFVVTEAGFGADIGMEKFFNIKCRASGLRPSVVVLVATVRALKMHGGGPNVSAGAPLPREYTDENLSLVAGGCRSNLRKQIQIAHLFGVPVVVAVNVFKTDTQAEIDLVCQIAKECGASDALPCNHWAQGGRGCSELAQAVKEAASKPSDYQFLYNTEMSIVEKIRTIAQRVYGADDIELSPEAKTKTDYYHQQGYGSLPICMAKTHLSLSHMPDKKGAPTGFVLPIRDVRASIGAGFIYPLVGTMSTMPGLPTRPCFYDIDLDPVTEEITGLF; this is encoded by the exons ATGAAGTTGGCGCTTATTCGCAGTGCTTACATGAGTCTCCGGGCACATCAGGTCCGTCCGGGTAGCAGATTCACCGGGTTTTCGCGAAGATGCCTACCGATAGGCATTACCAGCAGTCGATTGAGCCTCCGAGCGGCAAGCGCTACCTCCAGCACCGGCACCAACCCGAAGTTAACCGGTAACTTTGGGGTACAATCTCAGAAGGGGGATGAGTCTGATTACGACAACCATGTGAG GAAAGTGGTTCAGAGCACCAGAGAAGCAATTGTGACTCTGCAGAAAAGAAACCCAGCAATTCAACCCTTGTTAGCCATTCTACAG GCAGGTGAAGACGACAGCATGCTGGAGATCAATAAGAAAATGGCAGTAAAG ATTGGTTTGAACATCACTCAGATTTGTCTGGTAAAGGAGTGCAGTGAAGATGAT ATTGTAGAGGAGTTGCTGAAGTTGAATGATGACCCCAAAGTGCATGGTATCTACCTTCACCTCCCCCCAGCTTCAATCACCAGTCGGATCCTCAACACCTTAAAACCCGAGAAGGACATCGAAGG CATATCAGACTTGAATATGGGCCGTCTGATACGAGGAGACCTGAGTAAAGGCTTTGTACCTCCTTTAGCTAGTGCTGTTTTGGATCTGCTGGAGAACCATG ATACTCCtttggaaggaaaaactgtgTTGCTGGTTGGTGGAGAGGGTCCCCTTCAGCTGGCTGTGCAGTGCCTGATTGAACGAAGTGGAATGGTCACTCTGAAGAGTCACTGGAGCTCCAAAAGCCTGCAGGCACAG GTTATGCAGGCTGATGCTGTGGTCCTGCTAGATGTTGGAAATATGTATGTTCCACCCACCTGGATTAGACCAGGGGCTGCTATCATTTACTGTAAGCCAGCTCTGGAGAAAG ATGAAAATGCTTTTGGATTGTCTTCAAAATCTGGATTAGAAAGCCTCACAGCAGCTTACAGAACACAG AATGTTGTCCGGAGTTGCAGTCGGTGGCTCAAGGGTCAGGAATACAGACCCTGGCATCTGAGCAGCCTCAAACTGCAGCCCTTAACTCCTGTACCAAG TGATTTAGAGATATCCAGAGCTCAGATACCAAAACCAGTAGATCAGCTGGCTGAAGAGATTGGTTTGCTACCAGAAGAGCTAGAAGCCTATGGGAGGAGCAAAGCTAAGGTTCGACTCTCTGTGTTGGAACGCCTCCAGTCACAGCCTAATGGCAAATATATTCTGGTTGCCGG TATAACTCCCACCCCACTGGGCGAAGGTAAAAGCACAGTGACTGTTGGTCTGGTCCAGGCGTTGTCCGCCCATCTTAGGCTCAACTCTTTTGCCTGTCTCCGTCAGCCATCCCAGGGACCAACTTTTGGAGTTAAAG GGGGAGCTGCAGGAGGTGGGTATGCCCAGGTCATCCCTATGGAGGAg TTCAACCTTCATTTGACTGGTGACATTCATGCCATCACAGCTGCCAATAACCTGGTGGCAGCAGCCATCGATGCCAGGATGCTCCACGAAGCGACGCAGTCAGACAAG GCCCTTTTCAATAGATTAGTCCCTTCTGTGAATGGAGTCAGAAAATTCTCACCCATCCAGATCTCCAGGCTGCAA CGCCTTGGCATCAGGAAAACAGATCCTGCATCACTCACACCTGAAGAAATCAACGCGTTCGTACGTCTTGATCTTGACCCCTCAAAAATCACCTGGCAGAGAG ttgttGATACAAATGACCGTTTTTTGAGGAAGATCACCGTCGGACAGGCAAGCTCTGAGAAAGGACAGATCAGAGAG ACTGGGTTTGACATTGCAGTGGCCAGTGAGATCATGGCCATCCTGGCCTTGGCTGACAGCCTCGGGGACATGAAGAACAGGCTGGCACGCATGGTGGTGGGGACCAGCCGCTCTGGACAGCCTATCACAGCAGAGGACCTC GGTGTGAGTGGGGCTCTGGCGGTGTTAATGAAAGATGCTATCAAGCCCACGCTGATGCAGACCCTTGAG gGTACGCCGGTGTTTGTCCATGCTGGGCCCTTCGCCAACATCGCCCATGGCAACTCCTCGGTGCTGGCAGACAAGCTGGCTTTGAAGTTGGTCGGACAGGACGGCTTTGTGG TGACCGAGGCAGGTTTCGGAGCTGACATTGGGATGGAGAAATTCTTCAACATCAAATGTCGAGCCTCAGGTTTGAGGCCCAGTGTGGTGGTGCTGGTCGCAACCGTTCGAGCGCTAAAGATGCACGGCGGCGGCCCAAAT GTATCTGCAGGTGCACCGCTTCCCCGAGAGTATACCGATGAG AACCTGAGCCTGGTTGCTGGCGGCTGCCGTAGCAATCTCAGGAAGCAGATCCAAATTGCACATCTGTTTGGGGTACCGGTCGTGGTTGCTGTTAATGTCTTCAA GACAGACACCCAGGCAGAGATCGACCTTGTATGTCAGATAGCGAAAGAGTGTGGCGCATCCGACGCTTTGCCGTGCAACCACTGGGCGCAGGGTGGAAGAGGCTGCTCGGAGCTCGCCCAGGCTGTGAAGGAGGCTGCCAGCAAACCCAGCGACTACCAGTTTCTCTACAACACAGAG ATGTCGATCGTGGAGAAGATCAGAACAATAGCCCAGAGAGTGTACGGGGCCGATGACATCGAGCTGTCTCCAGAGGCCAAGACCAAGACAGATTATTACCATCAACAA GGTTATGGTTCATTGCCCATCTGCATGGCCAAGACCCATCTGTCCCTGTCCCACATGCCCGACAAGAAGGGGGCACCCACTGGATTTGTTTTGCCAATCAGAGATGTCCGTGCCAGCATTGGAGCTGGCTTCATCTACCCATTAGTGGGAACG
- the mthfd1l gene encoding monofunctional C1-tetrahydrofolate synthase, mitochondrial isoform X2: MLEINKKMAVKIGLNITQICLVKECSEDDIVEELLKLNDDPKVHGIYLHLPPASITSRILNTLKPEKDIEGISDLNMGRLIRGDLSKGFVPPLASAVLDLLENHDTPLEGKTVLLVGGEGPLQLAVQCLIERSGMVTLKSHWSSKSLQAQVMQADAVVLLDVGNMYVPPTWIRPGAAIIYCKPALEKDENAFGLSSKSGLESLTAAYRTQNVVRSCSRWLKGQEYRPWHLSSLKLQPLTPVPSDLEISRAQIPKPVDQLAEEIGLLPEELEAYGRSKAKVRLSVLERLQSQPNGKYILVAGITPTPLGEGKSTVTVGLVQALSAHLRLNSFACLRQPSQGPTFGVKGGAAGGGYAQVIPMEEFNLHLTGDIHAITAANNLVAAAIDARMLHEATQSDKALFNRLVPSVNGVRKFSPIQISRLQRLGIRKTDPASLTPEEINAFVRLDLDPSKITWQRVVDTNDRFLRKITVGQASSEKGQIRETGFDIAVASEIMAILALADSLGDMKNRLARMVVGTSRSGQPITAEDLGVSGALAVLMKDAIKPTLMQTLEGTPVFVHAGPFANIAHGNSSVLADKLALKLVGQDGFVVTEAGFGADIGMEKFFNIKCRASGLRPSVVVLVATVRALKMHGGGPNVSAGAPLPREYTDENLSLVAGGCRSNLRKQIQIAHLFGVPVVVAVNVFKTDTQAEIDLVCQIAKECGASDALPCNHWAQGGRGCSELAQAVKEAASKPSDYQFLYNTEMSIVEKIRTIAQRVYGADDIELSPEAKTKTDYYHQQGYGSLPICMAKTHLSLSHMPDKKGAPTGFVLPIRDVRASIGAGFIYPLVGTMSTMPGLPTRPCFYDIDLDPVTEEITGLF, translated from the exons ATGCTGGAGATCAATAAGAAAATGGCAGTAAAG ATTGGTTTGAACATCACTCAGATTTGTCTGGTAAAGGAGTGCAGTGAAGATGAT ATTGTAGAGGAGTTGCTGAAGTTGAATGATGACCCCAAAGTGCATGGTATCTACCTTCACCTCCCCCCAGCTTCAATCACCAGTCGGATCCTCAACACCTTAAAACCCGAGAAGGACATCGAAGG CATATCAGACTTGAATATGGGCCGTCTGATACGAGGAGACCTGAGTAAAGGCTTTGTACCTCCTTTAGCTAGTGCTGTTTTGGATCTGCTGGAGAACCATG ATACTCCtttggaaggaaaaactgtgTTGCTGGTTGGTGGAGAGGGTCCCCTTCAGCTGGCTGTGCAGTGCCTGATTGAACGAAGTGGAATGGTCACTCTGAAGAGTCACTGGAGCTCCAAAAGCCTGCAGGCACAG GTTATGCAGGCTGATGCTGTGGTCCTGCTAGATGTTGGAAATATGTATGTTCCACCCACCTGGATTAGACCAGGGGCTGCTATCATTTACTGTAAGCCAGCTCTGGAGAAAG ATGAAAATGCTTTTGGATTGTCTTCAAAATCTGGATTAGAAAGCCTCACAGCAGCTTACAGAACACAG AATGTTGTCCGGAGTTGCAGTCGGTGGCTCAAGGGTCAGGAATACAGACCCTGGCATCTGAGCAGCCTCAAACTGCAGCCCTTAACTCCTGTACCAAG TGATTTAGAGATATCCAGAGCTCAGATACCAAAACCAGTAGATCAGCTGGCTGAAGAGATTGGTTTGCTACCAGAAGAGCTAGAAGCCTATGGGAGGAGCAAAGCTAAGGTTCGACTCTCTGTGTTGGAACGCCTCCAGTCACAGCCTAATGGCAAATATATTCTGGTTGCCGG TATAACTCCCACCCCACTGGGCGAAGGTAAAAGCACAGTGACTGTTGGTCTGGTCCAGGCGTTGTCCGCCCATCTTAGGCTCAACTCTTTTGCCTGTCTCCGTCAGCCATCCCAGGGACCAACTTTTGGAGTTAAAG GGGGAGCTGCAGGAGGTGGGTATGCCCAGGTCATCCCTATGGAGGAg TTCAACCTTCATTTGACTGGTGACATTCATGCCATCACAGCTGCCAATAACCTGGTGGCAGCAGCCATCGATGCCAGGATGCTCCACGAAGCGACGCAGTCAGACAAG GCCCTTTTCAATAGATTAGTCCCTTCTGTGAATGGAGTCAGAAAATTCTCACCCATCCAGATCTCCAGGCTGCAA CGCCTTGGCATCAGGAAAACAGATCCTGCATCACTCACACCTGAAGAAATCAACGCGTTCGTACGTCTTGATCTTGACCCCTCAAAAATCACCTGGCAGAGAG ttgttGATACAAATGACCGTTTTTTGAGGAAGATCACCGTCGGACAGGCAAGCTCTGAGAAAGGACAGATCAGAGAG ACTGGGTTTGACATTGCAGTGGCCAGTGAGATCATGGCCATCCTGGCCTTGGCTGACAGCCTCGGGGACATGAAGAACAGGCTGGCACGCATGGTGGTGGGGACCAGCCGCTCTGGACAGCCTATCACAGCAGAGGACCTC GGTGTGAGTGGGGCTCTGGCGGTGTTAATGAAAGATGCTATCAAGCCCACGCTGATGCAGACCCTTGAG gGTACGCCGGTGTTTGTCCATGCTGGGCCCTTCGCCAACATCGCCCATGGCAACTCCTCGGTGCTGGCAGACAAGCTGGCTTTGAAGTTGGTCGGACAGGACGGCTTTGTGG TGACCGAGGCAGGTTTCGGAGCTGACATTGGGATGGAGAAATTCTTCAACATCAAATGTCGAGCCTCAGGTTTGAGGCCCAGTGTGGTGGTGCTGGTCGCAACCGTTCGAGCGCTAAAGATGCACGGCGGCGGCCCAAAT GTATCTGCAGGTGCACCGCTTCCCCGAGAGTATACCGATGAG AACCTGAGCCTGGTTGCTGGCGGCTGCCGTAGCAATCTCAGGAAGCAGATCCAAATTGCACATCTGTTTGGGGTACCGGTCGTGGTTGCTGTTAATGTCTTCAA GACAGACACCCAGGCAGAGATCGACCTTGTATGTCAGATAGCGAAAGAGTGTGGCGCATCCGACGCTTTGCCGTGCAACCACTGGGCGCAGGGTGGAAGAGGCTGCTCGGAGCTCGCCCAGGCTGTGAAGGAGGCTGCCAGCAAACCCAGCGACTACCAGTTTCTCTACAACACAGAG ATGTCGATCGTGGAGAAGATCAGAACAATAGCCCAGAGAGTGTACGGGGCCGATGACATCGAGCTGTCTCCAGAGGCCAAGACCAAGACAGATTATTACCATCAACAA GGTTATGGTTCATTGCCCATCTGCATGGCCAAGACCCATCTGTCCCTGTCCCACATGCCCGACAAGAAGGGGGCACCCACTGGATTTGTTTTGCCAATCAGAGATGTCCGTGCCAGCATTGGAGCTGGCTTCATCTACCCATTAGTGGGAACG